The genomic window tattctgtcttcggaagaaagggagcggtggctcgaagatcgccggaggcgtttacctgaacctgcgcgacggcatgaaggctcaatacctgcactgcccctggaacacctcgttggacgagtggtacaagaagtggttctacatccgtgaagagccgaacaccatcactttgtgcgatgtgggcttgattccagagaagaaaggcagctggtcggagaggcccgagaacttggagcagatcgccgaactgctcgggatgatcccctggggaaggcttgatggcccgagtgttgtcggcaacttcatcagtcgaagaattcagccttgccagaaaaggattcaccctggcttcgagtaccaaggaggcgctgatccgacgaggaccagaaaggagccgctcgacaagatggagatcaaggccaggattggagagctattcaacctggccgatcccaattatgttgcactgaacgccattgaacacgccttcaagctggctcgccctcccccaaaggtaaatgacgcctcgttttaactgtaaagtcatgttgtatcaaggaaataactgtcttttccttcattttgtgtctcagtacgatggccgtgaccgggcaggagtgtttgtgtcgcctccccccggtgtagagtggccgcaagctactgggccaaccgcccagaccagcgccaggaccgacggagTTCACTGGGCtgtactcgagaccgtagaggacgcctcgaccagagccgccggcaagcgtccggctgccagcaaacgtcgccaagccatcatctcccagtcggacgatgaagcagaggatgcggacatcttccggctcgtcccccgaaagaggagaaggcaggtggggccgtcggagcagggtggctcctctgtgcctgcagtggtcacagcaccgaccacagcaacacagagcacagacgaagagaacatgccgcttcatcctccgacgcccgtaccggaggttggacaagtcccggtggaaactgccgagcaaacagagcaggggcggtcgaggaggcgttccttcgccacatccttcgccacatccttctctgttttcctctgtagcggggaagcagacgacgggttgtcggcgtggctgtaagcgtggtcggagccagatgtaccgtggtcggagccagatccatcgtggtcggagccacgttcgtcgtggtcggagccgtgttcaccgtggtcggagccgtgttcaccgtggtcggaatcgtgttcaccgtggtcggagccgtagccgatgcaggtgaagtagtcgtcggcgcgggttgaatccacgcctcctccgcggtcatggtggtggagacgtcggggccggtggtccaggtgatctggccgacggtgaacgtgaggccgttgggtgtagccatggagccggagacgatgaccatcttgtttgcttgatgagcggtacgcacaccccctacctggcgcgccactgtcgacgaaatatggtcggcagtctacctaggggtatgcccaaggtagtagattatcggcagacagatgcgcaagccccaaacaagacggtgacgcaagacagacacgaggttttatccaggttcggccgccaagaaggcgtaatacctacgtcctgcgtctgatttgtattgctgtatgtcaatgagagatcttttttagaggggtcccctgcccgccttatatagtccggggggcagggttacagatctggaaactaatcct from Miscanthus floridulus cultivar M001 chromosome 11, ASM1932011v1, whole genome shotgun sequence includes these protein-coding regions:
- the LOC136492262 gene encoding uncharacterized protein, whose protein sequence is MKAQYLHCPWNTSLDEWYKKWFYIREEPNTITLCDVGLIPEKKGSWSERPENLEQIAELLGMIPWGRLDGPSVVGNFISRRIQPCQKRIHPGFEYQGGADPTRTRKEPLDKMEIKARIGELFNLADPNYVALNAIEHAFKLARPPPKYDGRDRAGVFVSPPPGVEWPQATGPTAQTSARTDGVHWAVLETVEDASTRAAGKRPAASKRRQAIISQSDDEAEDADIFRLVPRKRRRQVGPSEQGGSSVPAVVTAPTTATQSTDEENMPLHPPTPVPEVGQNLELWELNVYLMDNFSEADIGHLHIKHVNDMIFNEYNSSDDGRSKVMKYDAETANIHVLASLKKHVFLSVGIHVFFRRSTTIW